A segment of the Desulfitobacterium dehalogenans ATCC 51507 genome:
TGATTACCGTCAGCACGAAATTGAAAAACCTGGTTAAGGATGAACCTTACTACCCTAAAATTCAGATCATTAACAATGGAATCCATCTTGCTGAACTTAACCAGGCCGAAGTGAGACTGGGAGCCCATGATAATGGAGCTCGTGATAAACTTACCATCCTCAGTGTCTCTAATCTCAAAAAGACCAAGGGAATCGACCTAAACCTCCGAGCCCTGGCTTCTTTGGTGAAAACCTATCCCAACTTAACCTACAGGATCGTGGGAGATGGGGAGGAGCGAAAGAGTCTCGAAGCCTTGGCGGAAAGCCTTCATCTGGGAAGCAATGTTCTCTTCCTTGGCAAGCTCCCTCACCAGGAAGCTCTCCAAGAGATGGTCCAGGCAGATATCTTCTGCCTGCCCAGCTGGCAGGAAGGCTTCGGCGTTGTCTATATCGAAGCCATGGCCTCAGGCATTCCGGTCATAGGGGTCAAAGGAGAAGGGATCGAAGATGTCATCCAGCATGGAACAAACGGACTTCTCGTCCGCCCTCATGAAGTGAGTGACCTGGTGGAAGCCTTGGACTCCCTCTTGAAGTCTCCCGACTATGCCCGGAAATTGGCTCTAGCCGGTAAATCTACGGTCTTGGCAGGATTCACTTGGGAGCATAATGCAGCGAGGACACTGGATCTATATAGAGGGCTGTTGGAGTAGGTCTTTTAGGAAGCTGATTCTCCAGGATTTTGCTTTCGGCGTTCACTCCATAAGCTGCGCGGAGCAATCTAATCGCTCAAGACCTCCGCTCCATCGGGTTCCCGGCCAAATCGCTCCTGCTCAATGGCCGGTTGTAAACGTCCTGTTTCCAACCCGACTCCGCTGTAGTCTTTTCGCGAAGATTGCTTACCTGCTCGCTTAGAATCCGTTCTCTGCCTTAAAGCAAAATCCTTGGGCTACTTTTTGGGGCTGAGCAAGCGGGGCGTTGTGGAAGTGTGGGGCAAGTCGCCTGACCTGGGCCGCTTGTTCCGTCTTTACCGACGCCGCTTGAGCGGCAGGGTCGGCTACTCCGGGAAAAGCTCTGAAAAAGGACCCGCAAGCGTAGCTTTACGCACATGAGCGAACGGATTTAGCGGAGGGGCGGTCGGGTGAACGAGGCTTTCTTAACATAGCGGAACCACTGGTTCACATCAGGTATTACTCTGAGGTTTGGTGTCGAAAGTGTCCGGTGGACAGTTTCGCTCAAGGCGGCAAGCTATAAAGCATACTTATCCGCCGCAGATGCTGTTAAGAAAGCGAGTTCACCAGCCCTGGAGCTATGGAGTGAGCGTTGTGCGTAAAGCTACGCGACCCGAACTAACGACCCCAAACAAACGGAGGTAAGCACCTTTGAAACTATGTATTCTCACCACAGGGCACCAAGCCCTGGATAACAGGATATTCTACAAGCAAGCCCTGACCCTGAGAAAAAAGTATGATGATATCACCTTAATCGTTCCGGATGAGCGCGAAGAGTATATGGAACAGGGAATTCGCATTCTGGGCGTGAAACGGGCCAATTCCCTCTACGGCAGATTCCAACTGGGAGATACGGTAGTGGCAAAGGCCATTGAAGTTAAAGCCGATATCTATCATTTTCATGATTTTGAATTAATTTATAAAGTAAATAAGATTAAAAAGACCCTTCCTCACTGCAAGCTTATCTATGATGTCCACGAGCATTATCCTGATATGATGAGCATGTCCAAGAAGGTCCCCCGGCTGCTGCGACCTTTAGCCACCTTTGTCGTGGATAAAAGCGAGATCGTTTTAGCCAAAAAGTTCGATCAGATCATTACGGCGGATGATGCGGTAAAGGAACGCTTTGATCCTTATAACTCCCATGTGGATGTGATTTATAATTTCTCAGAATTTGAGCCAAAAGACATCCAGCTGGAAAAGGAATATGATGTCATTTACCAAGGGGGCATCACCTTAGAACGCGGTGCCTATCATCTGGTTCAGGCCATTCACCTCCTCAAAGGAGATTACCCCGAAATCAAGATGATTTTCGTCGGTCCTTTTAACGATCCGGAAGGCCAAAGACTGGTGGATGACTATATCAAAAAACATCACCTGGAGAATAATATACTCTTTACTGGTAAGGTACCCCATGTGGAAGTGGAAGATTATGTTCGCAAATCCCGTATCGGTGCCGTAACCCTTCTCCCCTTACCGAAGTATTACAAGAATATCCCTATCAAGCAATTTGAGTACATGAGCTGCGGAATCCCTGTGGTGGGCAGCAATCTGCCGCCTATCACCCGATTCCTTACCAGTTATAACAGCGGCATGATCGTGGATCCTACCCAACCGGAGGAGATTGCCCAGGCCTTTAACACCTTGCTTTCCGACCCCAAGCTTTGTCATGACATGGGAGCTAATGGTCTCAAGGCCGTTAGAGAAGCCTATAACTGGGGGAAGATGGAGGAACGGCTCCTTAAGCTCTACGCTCGTCTTGAAGTGAGGAAGTGAAATTAATGGATACTCGCCTCATTGCTAAAAATGCTACCGCTTTAGGAATTTCCAGTATTCTGGCCAAATCCATCGCCGCTGTCCTGGGTATCCTGGTTACCCGCTATTTAGGCCCGGAATCTTACGGGGAGTACTCCACAGCCTATGCCTATGTAGGAACCTTCATCCTCTTTTCCGAGTTGGGAATCAGCCAGCTGATGGTTCAGGAAGGAGCCAAGAATCCTTCTGTTCTGCCCCGGTATTTCGGCAACACCCTTTTTCTGAAGACCCTGCTCTGCATCTTATGTTACCTGGCCATGCTGGTCTTTATGTTTCCGGCAGGGTACAATGAAACCGTAAGACTGATGATTGTCTTTGTGGGAATTGCCGTATGCTTTAACTCCGTCAATCAATCCATCTATAATTATTATCAGGCCGTGCAAAAAATCTACCTCTCCGCGTCCTTTCAATTCCTGACCACGGTATTGATAGCCCTTTTTACCATCATCGTTCTTGTAGCGGGATTAGGTGTGGTATCCATTACCTTTACCCATCTGTTCAGTTACATCATCATTACAATACTCCTTTATCTGGCTCTCAGGAAAGAAATCAGACCCCGGACGGATATCCCCAACCTGACTGGAATGGTTCGGGATGGGCTTCCTTTCGGTGTTCATCGGATTTTCTATTATCTTTTTACCCAGTTTAGTATTCTTATCCTCTCCTTAACCGTCAGCAATGTAGAAGTAGGGATTTTCTCGGCAGCCTATAAGCTGGTTCTTATTTTGATTTTTATTCCCAGTCTCATGACCAGCGCTCTCTACCCCATCCTCTATCAATTGGGGGATTCGGACCGGAGTCAACATCAGGGTGTGATCGAAAAGGTCTTTAAGGTTCTCTCCGCTGTGGGGATTGCCGGTAGTATGCTGATGTTTGTTCTGGCAGGCCCCCTCATGGAATGGTTATATGACGGGAAGTTCAATGAAGCCATTCCTATCCTCATGATTGTAGCTTGGCTTCTGGCTTTAGAGTGTATGAGCTTTTCTCTGGGGGATATTCTCACCACCACCAGCCGCCAAATGCAAAGAACAGTGGTCCAGGGGTTAGCTTTGCTGCTTCTTACGGTTCTAACCTACGCTTTGAACCCTCTGCTGGGGATTTATGGGGCTGCTTATGCTGTCATCATTGCTGAAGTCTTTATCTTCTTCGCCTATTATTACCTGATCAGGAAGAATGTCTATAAGATTCGCATCTGGCGGCAGCTGCCCGGCACTTTGATCTCTTCTATGCTTATGGCAGGAACTGCTTGGCTCTTGATTGATTTTCACCCTTTGCTCTCCGCTTCCGTGGCTGGAGTCGTGTTTTGCCTAGCCATCGCCATCCTGGATAAGGATTTTCGAAGAATCGGTTTGTACATTGTAAGACGTGTGACAGGAGGTCGATAACCAATGATTCAGTGGGCAGTGCTGCTGTTAACCCTCCTCTCTCTTGGTATTCTCATTGTGAAAAAGCCCCTTTGGCTGATTCCCTTACTGGGTGCGGCAGTGGCTCTGGAGATCTCCAGCACCTGGTATCCGGATCTCGGTATCCTGGAAAAGGTATTGGGGGAAGTCTCTCTGACGCGCTTTACCAGCATCAGCATCATTCTGGCGGCTGTTTTACGCTTGTTTTTTGAAGTGGAGATACGGGCAAGGCTTGCTACCATCTTCAAGGACCCGGTAACCCTGCTTCTGTTGCTCTATATAGCCTGCGGGGCCTTGAGCTTAGTATATTCGGCAGATATGGGCAATACTGTAAAAGAGACCCTGCGTCTCCTGGTGCTTTTCGCCGTGTTTCTCTCGATTGCCCTGCTTCTGGATCAAGACACTATTCTTTTGCCTTTCCACGGAATTCATCTCACAGCCTTGGCCCTGCTGCCACTGGCTCTTTATGAAGGAATCTCCGGAAATCTCATCTGGCAAGGAGAGAACTTATTAAAAGAACATACCTTACGGGTTAACACCACCTTTATCGATCCCAATATTTATGCCCGTTTTCTCGTTTTAGGCATCGTGGCTAACTTTGTCCTTCAGATCTTTACCCATAACCGACGGGTTAAGCTTATTTATTGGGCTTGCTTCCCCCTTTTACTCATCCAGCTTCTCTTGACTGGTTCCCGGGGAGGTATCCTGACCTTGGGAATGGTGTTGGTCTTAGCCCTTTTCTTCTTGCCCAATAAAAAGAGCATTCTGGGCTTCTTGGGTGTCTGTGCCTTAGGCGCCGGGGTTCTTCTCCTGATTCGCCCTGAGATCTGGGAGCGAATGCTTTTGCTTACTCAGGATCTTACGGTGTCCAGTCCGCAGCGCTTATACCTGTGGCAAGCCGGTATCGCCATCTTTACGGACCATCCGTGGATCGGAACAGGCTTAGGGAGTTTCCAAACGGTCTTTCTCCAGGATTACATCCATCTGAAGAATATCCCGGATGGAGCGACCTTATCCCATACCACCATCTTGACCATAGCCTCTGAGCTGGGAATCCTGGGGCTTCTTGTCTTAAGTGCCATATGGGTAGCCATCTTAGGCCGCCTTTATACCTTATATAATCAAAATCGGGCCCACCTCAGCGTATTCAGTGAAACCAACGAAAAATACTCTGTGGCCGCCGGTTACTTCCTCTGGGCCATGACCGTATTCATCAGCTCCCAAGGAGAAGGCCGCTTCTTCGAAGATCCCATCCTCTGGCTCAGCTGTGCAGGACTGGTCTTCCTGCGCTTACGGCAGGAAAGCTATCGGTATGGGTATCGGTGAGTAAGAGAGCAGCGGCAGGATGAAAAGGATCGTTCAGGTCGTGTAGCTTTACGCACAACGCTCTCCATCAGCTCCAGGGCTGGTCA
Coding sequences within it:
- a CDS encoding glycosyltransferase family 4 protein: MKILVLSHMYPSTQNPTYGIFVHEQVKALVAGGCEVKVISPVPYAPWPLPVLKKKWQAYASIPSKDRVDGIEVFYPRYIEFPRSYLLEHSGYFMYLGLRDLVKTIYKDFRFDLVHAHVALPDGYAAYCLKKEIPVPTVVTIHGQDFQSTLHRGKPSRKRLEEVLQGTDRVITVSTKLKNLVKDEPYYPKIQIINNGIHLAELNQAEVRLGAHDNGARDKLTILSVSNLKKTKGIDLNLRALASLVKTYPNLTYRIVGDGEERKSLEALAESLHLGSNVLFLGKLPHQEALQEMVQADIFCLPSWQEGFGVVYIEAMASGIPVIGVKGEGIEDVIQHGTNGLLVRPHEVSDLVEALDSLLKSPDYARKLALAGKSTVLAGFTWEHNAARTLDLYRGLLE
- a CDS encoding glycosyltransferase family 4 protein — its product is MKLCILTTGHQALDNRIFYKQALTLRKKYDDITLIVPDEREEYMEQGIRILGVKRANSLYGRFQLGDTVVAKAIEVKADIYHFHDFELIYKVNKIKKTLPHCKLIYDVHEHYPDMMSMSKKVPRLLRPLATFVVDKSEIVLAKKFDQIITADDAVKERFDPYNSHVDVIYNFSEFEPKDIQLEKEYDVIYQGGITLERGAYHLVQAIHLLKGDYPEIKMIFVGPFNDPEGQRLVDDYIKKHHLENNILFTGKVPHVEVEDYVRKSRIGAVTLLPLPKYYKNIPIKQFEYMSCGIPVVGSNLPPITRFLTSYNSGMIVDPTQPEEIAQAFNTLLSDPKLCHDMGANGLKAVREAYNWGKMEERLLKLYARLEVRK
- a CDS encoding O-unit flippase Wzx; this translates as MDTRLIAKNATALGISSILAKSIAAVLGILVTRYLGPESYGEYSTAYAYVGTFILFSELGISQLMVQEGAKNPSVLPRYFGNTLFLKTLLCILCYLAMLVFMFPAGYNETVRLMIVFVGIAVCFNSVNQSIYNYYQAVQKIYLSASFQFLTTVLIALFTIIVLVAGLGVVSITFTHLFSYIIITILLYLALRKEIRPRTDIPNLTGMVRDGLPFGVHRIFYYLFTQFSILILSLTVSNVEVGIFSAAYKLVLILIFIPSLMTSALYPILYQLGDSDRSQHQGVIEKVFKVLSAVGIAGSMLMFVLAGPLMEWLYDGKFNEAIPILMIVAWLLALECMSFSLGDILTTTSRQMQRTVVQGLALLLLTVLTYALNPLLGIYGAAYAVIIAEVFIFFAYYYLIRKNVYKIRIWRQLPGTLISSMLMAGTAWLLIDFHPLLSASVAGVVFCLAIAILDKDFRRIGLYIVRRVTGGR
- a CDS encoding O-antigen ligase family protein, which produces MIQWAVLLLTLLSLGILIVKKPLWLIPLLGAAVALEISSTWYPDLGILEKVLGEVSLTRFTSISIILAAVLRLFFEVEIRARLATIFKDPVTLLLLLYIACGALSLVYSADMGNTVKETLRLLVLFAVFLSIALLLDQDTILLPFHGIHLTALALLPLALYEGISGNLIWQGENLLKEHTLRVNTTFIDPNIYARFLVLGIVANFVLQIFTHNRRVKLIYWACFPLLLIQLLLTGSRGGILTLGMVLVLALFFLPNKKSILGFLGVCALGAGVLLLIRPEIWERMLLLTQDLTVSSPQRLYLWQAGIAIFTDHPWIGTGLGSFQTVFLQDYIHLKNIPDGATLSHTTILTIASELGILGLLVLSAIWVAILGRLYTLYNQNRAHLSVFSETNEKYSVAAGYFLWAMTVFISSQGEGRFFEDPILWLSCAGLVFLRLRQESYRYGYR